A single region of the Gorilla gorilla gorilla isolate KB3781 chromosome 1, NHGRI_mGorGor1-v2.1_pri, whole genome shotgun sequence genome encodes:
- the LOC129528484 gene encoding uncharacterized protein — protein MAIMLLCLLQLAAPLCSYSITIRFYLFWLNTP, from the coding sequence ATGGCTATAATGCTGCTCTGCCTTCTACAGCTTGCTGCACCACTCTGTAGTTACTCTATTACCATACGTTTCTATCTTTTTTGGTTAAACACTCCCTGA